In Flavobacterium sp., a single window of DNA contains:
- a CDS encoding mechanosensitive ion channel domain-containing protein yields MFSFKEYTQEIFATIILLLVLIALRMIVAKLIRRFAATSHLLEHRTNLVIKYIHILMNILVAISLIVIWGVDTKDIFITVSSIATVIGVAMFAQWSILSNITSGMILFFSFPFRIGDTIKIHDKDFPIEAEIEDINTFHVSLRTREGEKIIFPNNLLLQKGISIMPSHYEEKEFFD; encoded by the coding sequence ATGTTTTCTTTTAAGGAATATACTCAGGAAATATTTGCGACGATAATTCTTTTACTTGTATTAATTGCATTACGAATGATTGTTGCCAAATTAATTCGACGTTTTGCCGCTACAAGCCATTTATTAGAACATCGTACTAATCTGGTTATTAAATACATTCATATTTTAATGAATATTTTAGTAGCAATAAGCCTTATTGTAATCTGGGGCGTTGATACTAAGGATATATTTATAACCGTTTCATCAATTGCAACCGTAATTGGTGTGGCAATGTTTGCACAATGGTCAATTTTAAGCAATATAACTTCCGGAATGATTTTATTCTTTTCATTTCCGTTTAGAATTGGTGATACCATCAAAATTCACGATAAAGATTTTCCAATAGAAGCCGAAATCGAAGACATTAATACTTTTCATGTAAGCCTTAGAACCAGAGAAGGCGAAAAAATTATTTTTCCAAACAATTTACTTTTACAGAAAGGGATTTCTATTATGCCGTCTCATTACGAAGAGAAGGAATTTTTTGACTAA